In a genomic window of Temperatibacter marinus:
- a CDS encoding cytochrome P450, giving the protein MAEDNISQKAACPFHPPKPKHRKHGLSFIRRLFLGRKMDMLGNYTEKAYSYLMGKNNMGLGSVYAINCLESTRKVLVDESDDFPKSEVMYRTLEPLVGRSVFSVNGEEWKAQRKRLAPAFAHLHVQRGFGGMMAAVDRMLKEVKVAAEGDGLIDIDKVMSKVTADVIFRVMFSGSLDGPRGNAIYTNFQRYQQEQRYFSLRTLINWPRWMPILGHRQNKKAREAASSIREILFDIVTQRIALPVADRPEDMLTAILVEYSKDFKDDIPVVELVDQIAFFFLAGHETTAASTTWASYLLSQSPEDENRLVREVYDVTQKEPIEFKDLKKLRFVDAVFKESMRLYAPVPYFPRESTKPTQIRTHNLKKGSQITVNAYFIHRNTRWWDQPDHFIPSRFLEEGGCPENKLAFIPFSAGPRICPGANFATVEATLILASLFKEYSLTLEEDFAVEPFAQLTLKPKKGILMRVSKRDEPSSLE; this is encoded by the coding sequence ATGGCAGAAGACAATATATCCCAAAAAGCGGCTTGTCCCTTTCACCCCCCAAAACCTAAGCATAGGAAACACGGGCTCTCTTTCATTCGACGGCTTTTTTTGGGACGGAAAATGGATATGCTCGGAAACTATACGGAGAAAGCATATAGTTATCTTATGGGGAAAAATAACATGGGCTTGGGGTCCGTCTATGCTATTAACTGTCTTGAAAGTACACGCAAGGTTCTTGTCGACGAATCTGATGACTTTCCGAAAAGTGAGGTCATGTATCGGACTTTGGAACCTCTGGTTGGGCGCTCAGTCTTTTCAGTAAATGGTGAAGAATGGAAAGCTCAACGCAAGAGGCTTGCCCCTGCCTTTGCCCATCTGCATGTCCAACGCGGTTTTGGGGGGATGATGGCCGCAGTTGATCGTATGCTGAAAGAAGTAAAGGTTGCTGCTGAAGGGGACGGCCTTATCGATATCGACAAGGTTATGTCGAAAGTCACAGCAGATGTCATCTTTAGGGTGATGTTCTCTGGGTCTTTGGATGGGCCACGCGGTAATGCCATATACACTAATTTCCAACGCTACCAACAGGAGCAGAGGTATTTTAGTTTGCGGACCCTTATTAATTGGCCTCGCTGGATGCCTATCCTTGGTCACCGACAGAATAAAAAAGCAAGAGAAGCTGCATCCTCTATCAGGGAAATTCTTTTTGATATTGTTACTCAGAGGATAGCTCTGCCTGTCGCTGACCGGCCGGAGGATATGCTGACAGCTATTCTAGTTGAATATAGTAAAGATTTTAAAGATGATATTCCAGTTGTAGAGTTGGTTGATCAAATTGCTTTTTTCTTTCTTGCAGGCCATGAAACGACAGCGGCTTCAACAACGTGGGCAAGCTACCTTTTGTCTCAAAGTCCGGAAGATGAAAATCGACTTGTTCGCGAAGTGTATGATGTTACTCAAAAAGAGCCAATAGAGTTTAAAGACCTAAAGAAGCTTAGATTTGTAGATGCTGTTTTTAAAGAGTCTATGCGGCTTTATGCTCCGGTGCCTTATTTTCCTAGAGAGAGTACCAAACCAACGCAAATTAGAACGCATAACCTCAAAAAGGGATCTCAGATTACGGTGAATGCTTATTTTATCCACCGCAATACACGGTGGTGGGATCAGCCGGATCATTTTATTCCAAGCCGTTTTTTGGAGGAGGGGGGCTGCCCAGAAAATAAGCTCGCCTTTATTCCATTTTCAGCAGGTCCAAGAATTTGTCCGGGGGCTAACTTTGCTACAGTTGAAGCGACACTCATTTTGGCCTCCTTATTCAAAGAATATTCTCTCACCTTAGAAGAGGACTTTGCAGTAGAACCCTTTGCGCAACTCACTTTAAAGCCCAAAAAGGGGATTTTAATGCGCGTTTCTAAAAGAGACGAACCTTCGTCACTTGAGTGA
- a CDS encoding AtpZ/AtpI family protein, which translates to MTDDEQIKSLEERLKKARNQGEPDVDEGGKPSPMGLAWKLGIELVIGVVVGLYLGSYIDDWLGTKPIVMILLVLLGFASGIRNVIKVASEMNKETDDQKQ; encoded by the coding sequence ATGACTGATGATGAGCAAATTAAATCTTTGGAAGAGCGGCTCAAAAAGGCCAGAAACCAAGGCGAGCCTGATGTTGATGAAGGGGGTAAACCTTCACCCATGGGACTAGCCTGGAAGCTTGGTATTGAGCTTGTCATTGGAGTTGTAGTTGGCCTCTATTTAGGCAGTTATATTGATGACTGGTTAGGAACGAAGCCAATTGTAATGATACTTTTAGTCTTGCTAGGTTTTGCCTCAGGAATTCGGAATGTTATCAAAGTCGCCAGTGAGATGAACAAAGAGACGGATGATCAAAAGCAGTGA
- a CDS encoding F0F1 ATP synthase subunit A yields the protein MANSPLEQFNIKTIYEINIAGYDVSFTNSSLVMTLTVIAISIFLLGGIRKQSMVPGRWQSMVEMAYEFIANMVRENVGKEGKQYFPFIFTLFLFILGCNLAGMIPGSFTSTSHIIVTFALAGVVFVGVTLIGFAKHGLGFLKLFAPSGVPAPLYVLIVPIEVMSYFTRPISLSVRLFANMLAGHIMMKVFAGFVISLGALGVGGVIGAIGPFAFNIFLTGLEILVAFLQAYVFAILSCIYLHDAMHPAH from the coding sequence GTGGCAAATAGTCCTTTAGAGCAGTTTAACATCAAAACAATCTACGAGATTAATATCGCAGGTTATGATGTTTCCTTCACCAACAGCTCCCTCGTGATGACCCTTACTGTTATTGCAATTTCAATTTTCCTTCTTGGAGGAATTAGAAAGCAGTCAATGGTTCCGGGTCGGTGGCAGTCAATGGTCGAGATGGCGTATGAGTTTATCGCCAATATGGTGCGTGAAAATGTCGGTAAAGAAGGGAAACAGTATTTCCCATTTATCTTCACGCTCTTCTTGTTCATTCTAGGCTGTAACCTGGCGGGAATGATCCCAGGAAGCTTTACATCAACTTCACATATCATCGTAACATTTGCGTTGGCTGGTGTCGTTTTTGTAGGCGTAACATTGATCGGTTTTGCAAAGCATGGTCTTGGATTTTTAAAGTTGTTCGCACCGTCAGGTGTGCCAGCTCCCTTGTATGTCCTGATTGTGCCAATTGAAGTAATGTCTTACTTCACGCGTCCGATTTCACTGTCTGTGCGTCTGTTCGCAAATATGCTAGCAGGTCACATTATGATGAAAGTATTCGCAGGTTTCGTAATTTCGCTAGGCGCTCTAGGCGTTGGCGGTGTTATCGGCGCCATTGGTCCGTTTGCTTTTAACATTTTCCTGACAGGTCTGGAAATATTGGTGGCCTTCCTTCAGGCCTATGTATTCGCAATTCTTTCTTGTATCTATCTGCATGATGCTATGCATCCTGCACACTAA
- a CDS encoding F0F1 ATP synthase subunit C — MELEAAKMIGAGIATLALAGVGIGLGNIFGSFLNGALRNPSAAPKVFGNLLLGFALTEAVALFALVIAFLILFG; from the coding sequence ATGGAATTAGAAGCTGCAAAAATGATTGGCGCTGGTATCGCAACTCTTGCTCTTGCTGGTGTAGGTATTGGTCTTGGTAACATCTTTGGTTCATTCCTCAATGGTGCTCTACGTAACCCATCAGCTGCTCCAAAAGTATTCGGTAACCTTCTTCTAGGCTTCGCCCTAACAGAGGCTGTTGCTCTCTTCGCGCTTGTTATCGCGTTCTTGATCCTATTTGGCTAA
- a CDS encoding F0F1 ATP synthase subunit B family protein codes for MAQAENTVAMTEQPAKQAGLPQLDYTTFSEQVAWLFLTFIVLYIIVSRIALPKVDKVIEERDEKIATDLDKAEKLRIEVDEIKASYEASLTKARANAQKASMETKDAIQGDITKAADELDAKLSKEADEAASKIAAAKADVMADLESVATEVANDLVSKLTGLEADEKSIKAAVAAELSAKGA; via the coding sequence ATGGCACAAGCCGAAAATACTGTTGCAATGACCGAACAACCTGCCAAGCAGGCTGGTTTGCCGCAACTTGACTATACCACCTTCTCTGAGCAGGTGGCCTGGCTTTTCCTGACCTTTATCGTTCTCTATATCATCGTGTCACGCATTGCCTTACCTAAGGTAGACAAAGTGATAGAAGAGCGTGATGAGAAAATCGCTACTGATCTTGATAAGGCTGAAAAGCTACGGATTGAAGTTGATGAGATTAAAGCTTCTTACGAAGCCTCACTAACGAAAGCCCGTGCGAATGCCCAAAAGGCTTCTATGGAAACAAAAGACGCTATTCAGGGTGACATTACTAAAGCTGCGGACGAATTGGACGCAAAGCTGTCTAAAGAGGCAGATGAAGCTGCAAGTAAAATTGCGGCTGCTAAGGCTGATGTCATGGCTGATCTAGAGTCTGTTGCTACAGAAGTTGCCAATGATCTGGTTAGCAAACTCACAGGTCTGGAAGCAGACGAGAAAAGCATTAAGGCTGCAGTTGCAGCTGAGCTTTCAGCGAAAGGAGCGTAA
- a CDS encoding F0F1 ATP synthase subunit B family protein → MAGDAFYLSSTFWVAGSFVVFIGLVVYGKAHKKIADMLDERSAAIAKQIEEAQSLRDEAEKLLADYQRKQREAEQEASDIVSAAKDAASALKADAEAEIEKMIERRTRMASEKIAQEEASAVKEVKAAAVDVAIAATETVLADTLKGKAGKPLVEASIDEIEAKLS, encoded by the coding sequence ATGGCAGGTGATGCATTTTACCTCAGCTCAACTTTTTGGGTTGCTGGCTCTTTCGTGGTTTTTATCGGTTTAGTCGTTTATGGCAAAGCTCATAAAAAAATCGCTGATATGTTAGATGAGCGCTCGGCTGCTATCGCCAAGCAAATTGAAGAAGCACAAAGCCTTCGTGATGAAGCTGAAAAGCTGCTTGCTGATTATCAGCGTAAGCAACGTGAAGCTGAACAAGAAGCCTCTGATATTGTTTCTGCGGCCAAAGATGCTGCATCAGCTTTAAAGGCTGATGCTGAAGCTGAAATTGAGAAAATGATCGAACGTCGTACACGTATGGCTTCCGAGAAAATTGCTCAAGAAGAAGCAAGTGCCGTTAAAGAAGTGAAAGCTGCTGCCGTGGATGTCGCAATTGCTGCTACAGAAACTGTTTTGGCTGACACTCTTAAGGGGAAAGCTGGTAAGCCTCTTGTTGAGGCATCAATCGATGAGATTGAAGCAAAGCTTTCTTAA
- a CDS encoding cation diffusion facilitator family transporter, translating to MSEENQRIEKLMIWATRASSLVALTLVVTKFYAWFYSQSVALFGSMLDSGLDLAASLMTLFAVKTAIQPADEDHRFGHGKAEAIAGLFQGSLMAGSAFFLLFESGRALLAPRPSVAQDLILGVSVFAIALTLVLVIFQSYVIKQSNSLAVQGDHLHYMGDLMLNCSVIASVFLANYGLTYADGIFGFLIAGYILKGSYDVARPSIDMLMDREVPFEERERIIQTASSVDGVKGIHEVRTRLSGRSTFIQMHIEVSGTLSVNEGHAIADLVEKALNKDFPEAETLVHIDPYQS from the coding sequence ATGAGTGAAGAAAATCAAAGAATTGAAAAATTGATGATTTGGGCAACACGAGCAAGCAGTTTGGTTGCGCTTACTCTCGTCGTGACAAAATTCTACGCCTGGTTTTATAGCCAATCTGTGGCACTTTTTGGGTCTATGCTAGATAGTGGGCTCGACCTTGCAGCTTCGCTCATGACTCTCTTTGCCGTGAAGACAGCCATTCAGCCCGCGGATGAAGATCATCGATTTGGTCACGGCAAAGCCGAAGCCATTGCAGGTCTTTTTCAAGGATCGCTCATGGCGGGGTCTGCTTTCTTTTTGTTATTTGAGAGCGGTCGGGCTCTTTTGGCTCCGCGTCCAAGCGTGGCGCAAGACCTTATCTTAGGTGTTTCTGTATTTGCGATCGCGTTAACACTCGTGCTCGTTATTTTTCAATCCTATGTAATAAAACAGTCTAACTCTTTAGCTGTGCAGGGAGATCATCTTCACTATATGGGTGATTTAATGCTTAACTGTTCAGTTATTGCATCAGTTTTCCTTGCAAATTATGGGCTGACTTATGCTGATGGAATTTTCGGCTTTTTGATTGCAGGTTACATTCTGAAAGGATCTTACGATGTGGCCAGACCGTCTATAGATATGTTGATGGATCGTGAAGTGCCCTTTGAGGAGAGAGAGCGTATTATTCAGACAGCTTCTTCAGTTGATGGGGTGAAAGGTATACATGAAGTGAGAACTCGGCTTTCTGGGCGTTCCACTTTTATACAGATGCATATAGAAGTATCCGGCACACTTTCAGTAAACGAGGGGCATGCTATCGCAGATCTTGTTGAGAAAGCCCTAAATAAAGACTTTCCAGAGGCAGAAACTCTGGTCCATATTGACCCTTATCAGTCCTAA
- a CDS encoding LytR/AlgR family response regulator transcription factor, giving the protein MTNKTATDSDLGHPETRLSPYYIFQSRPVSHLLFWLTYYVSFSLIWMHPDRGYFASFYLEFILLPVRIAAAYCMIYILMPRYLLNRQYKNFFISYAGMLLLAGFLQRLLDYYFYETLLLGQTVDFWTGAEFFRNSLLINTTVLVVGFIKMFHFYLFEASKNNARPQESLIEVISERRTHLLRPDEITHIESMGNYVTYCLTGGQKLVAYSSLKSATQKLPERFLRIHRSYVANINHIKSFNTENITIGESELPRGKEISDEMLTSGRVPK; this is encoded by the coding sequence ATGACGAATAAAACGGCAACAGACTCTGATCTCGGTCACCCGGAGACAAGGCTTAGCCCCTATTATATTTTTCAATCCCGCCCTGTGTCTCATTTACTCTTTTGGCTAACCTATTATGTAAGCTTCTCTTTAATCTGGATGCATCCTGACAGAGGTTATTTCGCCTCTTTCTACTTAGAATTTATATTATTGCCTGTCAGAATCGCAGCGGCCTACTGCATGATCTATATTTTGATGCCTCGCTATCTCTTAAATCGACAGTATAAGAATTTTTTCATCAGCTATGCAGGCATGCTTTTACTCGCTGGGTTTCTTCAACGCCTTTTAGATTATTATTTTTATGAAACCCTCCTGCTGGGACAGACTGTAGATTTTTGGACAGGCGCTGAGTTTTTTCGAAATAGCCTCTTAATCAATACAACTGTCCTGGTGGTAGGATTTATTAAAATGTTTCATTTCTATCTATTTGAAGCCAGTAAAAATAATGCTAGGCCCCAAGAAAGCCTTATCGAAGTTATCTCTGAACGGCGCACCCATCTGTTAAGACCCGATGAAATCACGCATATCGAAAGCATGGGTAACTATGTTACCTACTGCCTTACAGGTGGGCAAAAACTTGTAGCCTATAGCTCCCTAAAGTCTGCCACTCAGAAACTTCCCGAACGATTTTTGCGCATTCATAGATCTTATGTAGCGAATATAAACCACATAAAATCATTCAATACTGAAAATATTACCATAGGCGAAAGCGAGCTACCTCGCGGTAAAGAAATTTCAGATGAGATGCTTACGAGTGGAAGAGTGCCCAAATAA
- a CDS encoding PDZ domain-containing protein, producing MLNYFRTSLIAGGLCITAVLCSPLAAKELPRHAVWGAKFSLNTSAGVTVTSVEPNMALFKAGLRMGDVVLKVNDQAIGGPVSWSKITASLIAGRQYKLVVRRSLEELVFSVELPPVQKERYDHLETTYTSIINDYGIRQQVIITKPKQMKEGEKRPALYILTGLSCSSVELTRPPGRSHNWGRTLRALVEDTGMVVLRVEKPGLGDSEGDCGSTDFKTELNGYEVAYKMLKSLPYVDENNVVVFGSSMGSAIAPYLANKYGAAGVISDGTFYRSWFEHMLEIERRIKRMQGKNDTEITTLMTQAYIPLYYGMLIEKKSYGDVINKTPSLAQYNYHGPDHMYGRPVQYYHQVQDFDFAGNWQNLKIPVRLRWGTNDWIMSEYDNDLIVSTLKRAGNTDVILEKYPGLDHWSTVHKSEEDSFNGRPGQWEEAIAGGLVAWARELAGLK from the coding sequence ATGCTAAACTATTTTCGAACCAGTCTTATTGCAGGAGGACTTTGTATAACTGCTGTGCTGTGTTCGCCTTTGGCGGCAAAAGAATTACCGCGCCATGCCGTTTGGGGCGCAAAATTTTCTCTGAACACAAGCGCAGGCGTTACAGTTACCAGTGTCGAACCAAATATGGCGCTCTTCAAGGCGGGCCTCAGAATGGGGGATGTTGTGCTTAAAGTGAATGATCAAGCAATCGGAGGCCCTGTTTCTTGGTCAAAAATCACAGCATCATTGATTGCTGGTAGGCAATATAAACTTGTTGTGAGACGGAGCCTTGAAGAGCTGGTTTTCTCAGTAGAACTGCCACCGGTACAAAAAGAACGCTATGATCATCTGGAGACCACTTATACGTCAATCATCAATGATTATGGGATACGCCAGCAGGTAATCATTACAAAACCAAAACAAATGAAAGAAGGGGAAAAGCGGCCAGCCCTCTATATCCTCACTGGACTTAGTTGCAGCAGCGTTGAATTGACACGTCCTCCTGGCCGCAGTCACAACTGGGGTAGAACGCTAAGAGCTCTTGTCGAGGATACAGGCATGGTTGTCTTGCGTGTTGAGAAGCCAGGGCTTGGGGATAGTGAAGGGGACTGCGGCAGTACAGACTTTAAAACAGAATTGAATGGATATGAGGTAGCCTACAAAATGCTGAAATCTCTGCCCTATGTAGACGAAAATAACGTAGTTGTGTTTGGGTCGTCTATGGGCAGCGCAATTGCACCCTATCTTGCGAATAAATATGGAGCGGCTGGCGTGATCTCAGATGGAACCTTTTATCGCAGCTGGTTTGAACATATGCTTGAAATAGAACGCCGTATAAAGCGCATGCAGGGGAAGAATGACACAGAGATCACGACACTTATGACTCAGGCCTATATACCGCTTTATTATGGCATGCTCATCGAGAAGAAAAGCTACGGCGATGTGATAAACAAGACTCCAAGTCTTGCACAGTATAATTATCATGGGCCCGATCATATGTATGGACGCCCTGTGCAATATTATCATCAAGTTCAGGATTTTGATTTTGCAGGGAATTGGCAAAACCTAAAAATTCCTGTGCGGCTTCGTTGGGGAACCAATGACTGGATCATGAGCGAGTATGATAATGATTTGATTGTCAGCACCCTTAAGCGGGCCGGCAACACCGATGTGATCCTTGAAAAATATCCAGGACTTGATCATTGGAGCACAGTGCACAAAAGTGAAGAAGATAGTTTCAATGGTCGACCCGGTCAGTGGGAAGAGGCTATTGCTGGAGGACTTGTGGCATGGGCACGGGAACTTGCAGGCCTGAAATAA
- a CDS encoding Spx/MgsR family RNA polymerase-binding regulatory protein — protein MITIFGIKNCDTIKKALKWLDSMDAEYKYHDFRKDGVDDELAKTLAEAVDTNLLINKRGTTWRKLDEATKEKVESGCHDTVIGLIKNEPAVVKRPVWAKGNTIFVGFKSEEQERVRTLL, from the coding sequence ATGATTACAATATTCGGCATTAAAAACTGTGACACTATTAAAAAAGCTCTTAAATGGCTCGATTCGATGGATGCTGAGTATAAATATCATGATTTTAGAAAAGACGGTGTCGATGACGAGTTGGCGAAAACACTCGCTGAGGCTGTAGACACTAACTTATTGATAAATAAGAGAGGCACCACATGGAGGAAACTCGATGAGGCGACTAAAGAAAAGGTCGAATCTGGTTGTCATGATACCGTAATAGGGCTAATAAAAAATGAGCCTGCCGTTGTTAAGCGACCTGTTTGGGCTAAAGGGAATACAATATTTGTAGGATTTAAATCTGAAGAACAAGAGCGAGTTCGCACACTTCTTTAG
- a CDS encoding PhzF family phenazine biosynthesis protein: MAEVPIFQVDVFSSDQHLGNPAAVCPLTEFLENDILQAVARESNLSETAFIVPTPDKETDFDIKWFTPNSEVDLCGHATIAAASIVLSFLETDWEQVSFDTIDGPVHVNQRGGLFSITLPMIDVSPIEAPTELKEALNGFDCKHIYHSGTTYHIVYESRETLAKLDPDFDLLKQSTSYGFIASAPDETGETDFVTRCFYPSLDIEEDPVTLTAYRIVVGHWASEKGKDTFMSHQLSNRGGQLWLKKNGRDLTISGEATMISQGSLFIAGLD, translated from the coding sequence ATGGCAGAAGTGCCAATCTTTCAAGTCGACGTTTTTTCAAGTGATCAGCATTTGGGTAATCCTGCAGCTGTTTGCCCTCTCACAGAATTCCTGGAAAATGATATCTTACAGGCAGTTGCACGCGAGAGTAACCTTTCTGAGACGGCCTTTATCGTACCAACGCCAGACAAAGAAACAGACTTCGATATAAAATGGTTCACCCCCAATAGTGAAGTTGATCTTTGCGGGCATGCAACAATCGCAGCAGCGAGCATCGTGCTTAGTTTCTTGGAAACAGACTGGGAACAGGTATCCTTTGATACCATTGACGGCCCTGTCCATGTCAATCAGAGAGGAGGATTGTTTAGTATTACCCTTCCAATGATTGATGTTTCTCCTATCGAGGCGCCTACAGAACTTAAAGAGGCGCTCAATGGATTTGACTGCAAGCATATCTATCATTCAGGCACGACATATCATATCGTCTATGAAAGCCGTGAGACGCTCGCTAAGTTAGACCCAGATTTTGATCTTCTCAAACAGTCTACATCATACGGTTTTATCGCTTCAGCTCCTGATGAGACTGGGGAAACAGATTTTGTCACCCGCTGTTTCTATCCATCGCTGGATATTGAAGAGGATCCAGTCACCCTTACAGCCTACCGGATTGTTGTCGGTCACTGGGCTTCTGAAAAAGGGAAAGATACATTTATGTCCCACCAACTCTCAAATCGAGGAGGACAACTCTGGTTGAAGAAAAATGGGCGTGATCTAACCATAAGCGGTGAAGCAACGATGATCTCTCAAGGCAGTTTGTTTATTGCTGGGTTAGATTAA
- a CDS encoding glutathione peroxidase, producing MTNVHDFKANLLNGTSADLSEFKGKVLLIVNTASKCGLTPQYEGLEALYKDIGNENFEILGFPCNQFGNQEPGSSDDIGEFCQINYGVSFPMFEKIEVNGDNTHPLYQHLKSEKKGLLGSQKIKWNFTKFLINQAGEVVKRYAPTTKPEKIRSDIEALV from the coding sequence ATGACAAATGTTCATGATTTTAAGGCAAATCTCTTGAACGGCACTTCAGCAGATTTAAGTGAGTTTAAAGGCAAAGTGCTCCTGATAGTGAATACAGCCAGTAAATGTGGCCTAACGCCGCAATATGAAGGCCTGGAAGCGCTTTATAAAGATATAGGGAATGAGAACTTTGAAATTTTGGGCTTTCCCTGTAATCAATTCGGCAATCAAGAACCAGGGTCAAGTGATGATATTGGTGAATTCTGCCAGATTAATTACGGAGTTTCGTTCCCAATGTTTGAAAAGATAGAAGTGAATGGTGATAATACTCATCCACTCTATCAGCATTTAAAGTCTGAAAAAAAGGGCTTGCTTGGCAGTCAAAAAATTAAATGGAATTTCACGAAATTTCTCATCAATCAGGCTGGGGAAGTAGTCAAGCGATATGCGCCCACTACAAAACCTGAAAAAATAAGGTCTGATATTGAAGCTCTTGTGTAA
- a CDS encoding lytic transglycosylase domain-containing protein, which translates to MAIFSSAARSLTNMFVVFSFVAVLSPVSYSADKSKDVSTLPGESLNNVPGILSKSDEKLYRQIFDYQKKGDWRRAERLIKRVENTILLGHVRYQKLMHPKKYRSKYHELAAWMARYADHPYAYSVYRLAMKRRGRANAPRRPVETKYPGVTGQSARQSPAVPYRNRALRSSVYRFKKRIRTHVRRGEPERAERRYWAMEATKVLTDHEKAQVLARIASSYYYDGKDEKARAISLYGSALSSQTEALNDWIAGLSAYRQGLTDKAHHSFKKLTFSDDANSWLTSAGHFWASRTAYQDNNAALGEKHLRLASGYKETFYGMIAGYQLGIEPSFDWSLPELTAAEMFSLNAYPAVRRAIALVEVGRDDLADEELRLLWGREGVTVQKQLMALASRLNLPAIQIRLGYAGGLDKRAPVSVKYPLPDWKPADGMRVDRALIFAMMRKESGFRSRARSHVGARGLMQVMPATARVLYSRNRTLRKNRDKLTEPEYNMALGQQYVEYLNKMEYTEANLLMLLAAYNGGPGNLLKWRKDTRYDQDPLLFIESISFYETRDYIERVMANLWLYRNRLGQATPTLEALAQGAWPALIQLDTPQSRKSKNRRLARR; encoded by the coding sequence ATGGCTATTTTCTCCTCCGCTGCACGTTCTCTAACAAATATGTTCGTTGTTTTCAGCTTTGTCGCTGTGCTCTCCCCTGTCAGTTACAGCGCAGACAAATCCAAAGATGTTTCCACACTACCTGGGGAAAGCCTAAACAATGTGCCTGGAATTTTAAGTAAAAGTGACGAAAAACTCTATCGCCAAATCTTTGACTATCAAAAGAAAGGCGATTGGCGCCGCGCAGAACGGCTTATAAAACGCGTGGAAAATACTATTCTACTGGGTCATGTTCGCTATCAAAAATTAATGCACCCAAAAAAATACAGATCCAAATATCATGAACTAGCAGCATGGATGGCACGCTATGCTGATCATCCTTATGCCTATTCAGTATACAGACTGGCCATGAAGAGACGTGGTCGTGCCAATGCGCCTCGTCGCCCAGTTGAAACAAAATATCCAGGCGTTACAGGCCAAAGTGCTCGCCAAAGTCCTGCCGTCCCTTATAGAAATAGAGCGCTTCGTTCTTCTGTCTATCGCTTTAAGAAGAGGATAAGAACTCACGTCAGAAGAGGAGAACCTGAAAGAGCTGAAAGACGCTATTGGGCCATGGAAGCCACAAAGGTTTTAACTGATCACGAAAAAGCTCAAGTTCTGGCCCGAATTGCTTCAAGTTATTATTATGATGGTAAAGATGAAAAAGCCCGCGCAATTTCTCTATATGGCTCAGCGCTCTCTTCACAAACAGAAGCCCTCAATGATTGGATTGCTGGCCTCTCTGCCTATAGACAAGGCCTAACAGATAAAGCCCATCACTCTTTTAAAAAGCTTACTTTTTCTGACGATGCAAACAGTTGGTTAACATCTGCTGGTCATTTTTGGGCTTCTCGTACAGCCTATCAAGACAATAACGCAGCTCTCGGAGAAAAACATTTGCGCTTAGCCTCCGGCTATAAAGAAACATTTTACGGCATGATTGCAGGCTACCAACTGGGAATTGAACCTTCTTTTGATTGGTCTCTTCCTGAACTCACAGCCGCGGAAATGTTCAGCTTAAATGCTTATCCTGCTGTAAGGCGTGCCATTGCATTGGTTGAAGTTGGCCGTGATGATCTAGCAGATGAAGAGTTAAGATTACTGTGGGGCCGAGAAGGTGTGACCGTGCAAAAGCAATTGATGGCTCTTGCCTCTCGTTTGAATTTACCAGCCATTCAAATCCGTTTAGGCTATGCAGGCGGATTAGACAAAAGAGCTCCAGTTTCGGTGAAATATCCTTTACCTGACTGGAAGCCAGCCGATGGAATGCGGGTGGACAGAGCTCTAATTTTTGCCATGATGCGGAAAGAAAGTGGTTTCAGAAGCCGTGCCCGTAGTCATGTCGGCGCTAGAGGCTTGATGCAAGTGATGCCAGCGACAGCGCGTGTTCTTTATAGCCGTAACAGAACATTAAGAAAAAACCGAGATAAGCTCACTGAGCCTGAATATAATATGGCACTAGGTCAACAATATGTGGAATACCTGAATAAGATGGAATACACAGAAGCCAACTTACTCATGCTTCTGGCTGCTTATAACGGGGGCCCAGGAAATCTACTGAAATGGCGAAAAGACACTCGATATGATCAGGACCCTCTTCTCTTTATAGAGAGCATTAGCTTTTATGAAACCCGTGACTATATTGAGCGTGTGATGGCTAACCTATGGCTCTACCGCAATCGTCTAGGTCAAGCCACCCCGACGTTAGAAGCTTTGGCGCAAGGGGCCTGGCCTGCACTTATTCAATTAGACACGCCACAATCGAGAAAATCAAAAAATAGACGCCTCGCTCGTCGGTGA